The genomic stretch gtcaaaggtcaaggtcacagtgacaaaaaacgtattcacacaatggctgccactacaacggacagcccatatggggggcatgcatgttttacaaacagcccttgttttaatagcTTTGTCCAGTTTGCATCTACAAACAAAAGTATACATACAGAACATATTCTTATTATGTAAGCATGGTAAGagttttgaacatttaaacatgaaaaatgagGTATCGTGGCCTATACCTGTCGCACGCAGGCTCCGCATACATTTCCGGAATTAGCAACAATAGTAGAAGTGTACTCCAAAACTTCCGGTTCGCCATCCCTGTAGCGGTTTGGGGCGACTGTGAAAATGCCGAATTAGAGTTTCTTCCTTGGCTGATATCTGCCATCACAGTGACGTAGCGTGTATCTTAACAAGATACCTCTCAGAGAGGTGTCCAGTACGTTTTCAAGATTTTCATTCATTCGcaattgttaaaaatataagtgTGACATTGAGCTCCGGACGTATGCGATACGCAAAACGAAATTTTCAGAGGgagaatgtattttttaaattcttgtaAGAATCTAAAAGCATCCTCAACTGATATATGAGCCGAACGTTAAAAGGAAGGCTAGCAACGCCGTGCTTCAGATTCCGACGTTGCTAAGACCGATGACCCAGTCAGAACAAGCGGGTAATGAGATATAAAACCACTCATATCATCTTATACGAACAAACAATCCGTTGATCATCCAAAACGAACGTTTCAAAGTATTTACAAGGTTAGACATgcgataaatatttatttgataaatcttgggtagtcttatttataagacgcgcaaagaatctagagatactttttatatgggctaaattctttggaactccaaatattacccatataaaaagtagcttaatatttgagagcgtcaaaaatttggactaaatCTTGGGTGTTGTTGGACTTGAATCAAAGATGATGTGCGCGAACGCTAGTAATTTGTGATTATGACATTTTTAATCAAATGCATTTCATTGTTCAAGATATCATGAAACACAACTATTGTTGTATTATTAATTGTGATATAAAATAAAGCTGTCGAATGACATTGGGCACGATTTTTCTAACGATTATCAAGAGTTTCTGGCATTGTGTTCGTAAACAAATTGTACGCATTTAGTAGGAGCCCATACACGTTAGATATCACGACCGTTAATCACGCGctccacctcttttttgagatgcattaatgattgagccaatgctacttctgaggtggcgctcaggctcggatgttttaaaatttaacgtataattttacagggtgataaggttttatttggtgttttttaacacatctcgtatatttttttaaatcggcCAATGTCGTACGATTCAGCGATTATATAATCATCCAatttatataacttaaatgacTCCTTCAGCTCTTTACTATTTGGCAAATAATCCGCACAGTTGACCTTGATCCCTTTCGCCCTTCGTGCTACATGCATTTAATTAGGTATCTTAGCATGAAGTTGCCTTACACTATTGTAATACGTCTATGAGTTATTGAGCAGGATAAGTTTTTTTACCTTGATCCCACCAACTCTATATGCGATCCCAAGCGAGACCTTGAAATAAGCTTTCGACTTAATAAGTTTATTATATCCGCCTAATGTGTGCTAAATTAACGGGGTTGAACCCCTGAATGATGTACAAGTAAAGTGCTTGTTGTCCAGGTTTTCAATCCTTTTAATAACCCTGGTTACAAGATTTGTGTAAGGCGGCCGCTTCAAAAGGGTAGTTTCCGGCAAAAATATGAACTATGCATTGACCAACCTTGATGAAGCTTTGGAAATATTGAATATGCTTTACTTAGAAttgtatattcatatttattatcaTGAATAATGTTAATTTTCAGCAAAACATAAAATCAGTTATTTTAAAACCACAAATATGAATGTGAAACACGCCTACAATTTGGAGTATTTTAAGAACTGACAGTAGATAGCACTTAAATGTTTAGGTTTCTTCTTTGTAAAAAGAGACTACCGGTATACAAGTTACTCATCATTCAGACATCAACGAGAAAAAGGCAAGATGTGCATGGCCTTATATTATAACATGGTTTTTAACTCTGAACGAGTCAAGTCTTCCATGTAAATGAAAAAGTATAATTAATATGACGATAAAGTGTTAACATCTGTACACATGTACTAGATTTGTTTTCAAGAATTTGCCCAGTGGATGCTCTATCGATAGAATATATCCCTTTACCCAACGGTGCTGTTGTTAATATTTCGCACAAAAAAGCAATGGTGGATTTTTCACTGCATCAAATGAATTCCCATATAATGCACATATGAAAGCTTAAGAATTCAATATagttgttttgaaattataaacaacatgaaaataTGAATTCTTTCTTATTTCCATATCATATACAGATTTttagttacatttaattttaaagccAACTCTGTGGGCATTTGGTTTATAACACATACAAGGAATAAGTTAAATATACAGCTTATATTTTTGTGACTGAaaattgaattttttaaataaatatcattgatTATCGCTATGATTTTTAAcccaaacacatttttatgcaagCATTTCCCTACGACTTATGAACATGATTTCAACAAACTAATACAATAAACAACAATACGAACAAAGCAAATACAAGGAATTGTTTAAACAAAGTTTCATACAAATGCTTTTGTGAACTTAAATTAAATCTAAAAATTAAAACAGACTGTCTCAATCTAGAAGaccaaatcaaaattattttcaaaaaggaCAATTTTTAACAAGTAATAAATAAACTAAGAGTGGTGCATATATATAATGTCCAATAATGAAACACTGGTTCAAATGTACATTAACATGAAAAATACAAGACATAAATGTATTATTctctttaaaaaattaaaattgacgCTTATTGCATAATGACAAAAGAAATAATTATATCAAAAAGTGAAAACTATCCTACATTTCCAATTAACTGTATGACTTTTTTATCAAGTGTCTTTCCAAGATACGTTTACTATCTGATACAATGTGTTTTACCACAGGGTTACATGGTAAATGAAGGACACTTATCATcttcaaattaaattgaaattcatGTACTAACAAGCATATGCACATGAAATGTGTTTGTGATAAACAGAGAGctggtgggaattttttgttcatttcaaagaATTGAAATCCATCCTGTAGAGGCACTGAAGAGTTTATACTGTTTGTGGTGAAATTTAAAGAGGTAAATTCAGTGGATCCAAATTTGGATCACTATTTTCCTATTCTTTGCACAACCCAGTCCTGTTGGCACAGTGGACATCTGTTGTTCTGTTTCGTCCAGAGCGTCATACAACAATTGTGGAATGAATGGTTGCATTCACCCCAAACCACTGAAACAGCAAAACAACATTTAGCAGAACCTGAACATAGTTGGGTTTGAGACTGTTGTATCAGCtaaatgtttatatatcaatATCATGTACAGTAGCAGCGTGTCAAGTAAGTAGAAAGTTGCACTTGCAAAACTTTGCGCTTAGCTTTTCAATAAACTCGCAAAATGGCAAATAATACCATGAAaaagtttttttcatattttatctaCTGACAACtgtctccatgagatacacatgtttgccaaatatcaagttgctatcttcaatatttgacctttgaccttgaaggatggccttgacctttcaccactcaaaatgtgcagctccatgagatacacacacataccaaatatcaagttgctactttcaatattgcaaaagttatggccaaggttaaagttttgggacagacacacacatacaatgacacacacatacaattacagacagacaaacacatacaattacagacagacagacagacaggccaaaaacattcgatctgggggcataaaaatcactcTGGTTCAGTTATATTTCAGTGCAATTGAATTGACATCTTTAGCTGATCACAATATAGCTCATCTGCACTGTATACTGATGCAATGCCTGTTTAGTACTTAGAACAAAGGCAATTGGCAAATTTCCACTGGCAGAATTTAAACAAgagagccaagatggccctagtttgctcacctgagaggagtcggttcattcaatctttaccaaatgtcaaacttgacctagatattgtccagacaaacatcctggtcaagtttcatcattatttcatctgcgagtcatgattaatgtacctatgaagtttcatgatcctaggcgtaagcatttctGAGTTGTAAtccggaaacatttttttaagtgaagtcaccgtgaccttaacagCCATTGTGTGTATACGTTTTTTggtactgtgaccttgacctttgaccaagtgacctgataatcaaaaggggttatctgcgagtcatgatcaatatacctatgaagtttcatgaacttaggcataagcgttcttgagttatcatccagaaaccattttactatttcaggtcaccgttacctaaacctttgacctagtgacctaaaaatcaataggggtcatccgcgagtcatgatcattgtacctgtgaagttttatgatcctaggcataagcgttcttgagttatcatccaaaaaccattttactatttcaggtcaccgtgaccttgacctttgacctagtgacctgaaaatctgggtcatcttcgagtcatgatcaatgtacctatgaagtttcatgatcctaggcataagcgttcttgagttatcatctggaaaccattttactattttgagtcaccgtgaccttgacctttgacctagtgacctgaaaatcaattgggtcatctgtgagtcatgatcaatgtacctatgaagtttcatgatcctaggcctaagcgttcttgagttatcatccggtaacaattttactattttgggtcatcgtgaccttgacctttgacctagtgacctgaaaatcaataggggctatctgcgagtcatgatcaatgtttctatgaagtttcatgatcctaggcataagcgttcttgagttatcatccggaaaccattttactgctttgggtcaccgtgaccttgacctttgacctactgacctgaaaatcaatagaggtcatctgcgagtcatgatcaatgtatctatgaagtttcatgatcctaggcataaaagttcttgagttatcatccagaaaccattttattatttcgggtcatcgtgaccttgacctttgacctagtgacctgaaaatcaataggggtcatctgcgagtcatgatcaatgtacctatgaagtttcatgatccctggcataagcgctcttgagttatcatccggaaaccatctggtggacagacggaccgacatgagcaaaacaatatactccctcttcttcgaaagggggggggggacataatgagaaaactgcccccctaccagcagcaatgttattcaactgaccggattcattttaaaactcaactctcgtatcaaggaaataaattttctgagcaaatttcatgaaaattgggccaaaaatgtgacttctactgtgttcacatgttttcactatatacatatagagaaaaatgccccgcctactggcggccatgttttttcaccgatcccgaccattttcaaagtcgtccaagttatcaataaaaccaatgttttgaccaactttcatgatgattgggcaaaaattgtgacttctcgagtgtttacaaggtttctctatagccaaatagggaaaactgccactatatatatatagagaaaaatgccccacccactggccgccatgttttttcaccgatctcgaccattttcgaactcgtccgagacatcaattgaaccaatgttttgaccaacattcatgatgattgggcaaaaattgtgacttctagagtgtttacaaggtttctctatagccaaataaagaaaactgccccgcccactggcggccatgtttttcaacggatcaaaACCTCTTTTGAACACAACCAAGATATCatgaagacaaacattttgacaaagttacatgaagattgggcatgaaatgtgacttctacagtgtttacaaggtttttctttttttttttacctagtgacctagtttttgacccggcacaacccagtttcgaactcggccgagatttcattgggacaaagcttctgacaaagtttcatgaagatgggacaagaaatgtggcctctagattttttacgagcaaatgttaacagacggacggactgacatacgacggacaaagaccggtcacaaaagctcacctgagcaatcaggtgagcttaaaatctAACTTGCATTTTACAAAGATAATTTACAGGGAGCCTACGGTAATTTGGAGCCCTGAGTAGTTTCTTGttgaaattttaataattttgaatatttgtatgATATCAATagacttttttatttatattttttcaagTACAGAATTTACAATTTATTGTACCAATGTAGGTAACTTACCAACACAGTCATCTTGCTTGTTTTCTGATTGACATCGTAGACATGCATCTGACAAATTAAACGACAATAATTATTTGAAGTTGAATATCTGTAGTACAGGTAGTAATAAAGTAAACAAACTTAAAGCTCAACatcatttgagccttgttttgagaaaactgggcttaatgcatgtgtgcagtccgcaaaggctaatcagggacacaatttccgcctaaacttgattttcggtaaggaaggacttccttgaaactaaaaataccataagagcggaaagtgttgtccctgataagcctgtgcagactgcgcacatgcattaagcccagttttctcacaacgcggctcatttaattaaaacataaaatgttaccATGCAATCAAACTAAATTTTGAACTTTCAACCAATTAATTTAGTTGAACTTAATTACATTATTAACATTGAAAGCAATGTCTGCATTTGAGCTACCTTAACCAAAAATTTCAGCACATTACTTCCACGGAAACTCAAGTTTTTGAGCTGCaaccattttcctattttaaGTACCAAtaaccttgacccgactggcTGCTAATTCTGTATGTATTTACACTTTGAGACTGTAATCTCAAAGACTAGTTGAAAGGCAGTTTATGGGTTTTGTTAATTTAGATTTGGGAGAAAAattacgccgctttgaagctatatatttgacctttgaccttgaacgatgaccttgacccttcaccaatcaaaatgtgcagctccacgagaagtaagagattgaatggagaaattaacttttctttttttttacctttgaccttaaaggatgaccttgacattgacctttcaccactccaaatgttcagcgccaggagatacacatgcatgccaaatatcaagttgctatcttcaatatttaaaaaagttatggccaatgttaaagttttcggacggacagaattttgacatttgaccatgaaggatgaccttgacctttcaccactcaaaatgttcagctccaagagatacacatgcatgccaaatatcaagttgctatcttcaatagtgaaaaagttatggccaatgttaaagttttcggatggatggaatatttgacatttgaccttgaaggatgaacttgaccttcacctttcaccactcaaaatgttcagttccaggagatacacacgcatgccaaatatcaagttgctatcttcaatagtgaaaaagttatggccaatgttaaagttttcggatggacggacagacgccatatatcagacatttgaccttgaaggacgaccttgaccttcaccttttaccactcaaaatgtgcagctccatgagatgcacatgcatgccaaataccaagttgctatgttaaatattgaaaaagttatgaccattaaagttttcggacggacagacagactgacatactgactgcttgacggacagttcaactgctatatgccaccctaccgggggcataaaaagataataatgttcagttatgatgataataattgATAAGGACAGTATTTTGAGAATGGAGAATACTAAGTTTACTCATAACAATGAGCAAAAGTAAATTTCTGTGAAAATTGAActacatttttttgcatttaaatgagTTTTTTACTGACATAAAAATTGTTGTTTCGACAGACAATAACAAccacaaagtttcatgattaaGTGGTCGTCAGGACttaatacacaaacaaaataagtgTGAAACATAGTAATCAGATGTTGGATCGCAAAAATGTCTCATTtccaaatgattatttaaattgcAGTAACAAGAAACTTTAAATTGCCCTAAATTTTATGTTAGAAAAAAATTACCAATGTTGTCAAAACAGTGTCTGTCTTGATATTCATCCTCTTACTTGCATTGATGTTGacataaatgttcattttattcCGGAGCTTATACTACCATGGGCAATGTTTGTGTACAGAATCAACCAATCAATCATTTCAACACTGTAGTGGAGAATGTACCCATAAACTGCATAAATCCatactagttcttcttgaatgctctgagcttttctgcgtacatacatacagctcagagttcttcttgaTTAGacatatgtctataaaatcgattTCAATAAACCTAATACATTGtgacaaacacaatacctgttatcaTGAACATCAATTGGTGAGTCATTTGtggaaaaaaactaacaaaaaaacTACTTAACACAAAAACCCTTATcaaagccgaagttttgaattaATGATTCGATCTATCTTATGGAGGTTCCAGAGAAAGTTGATGTATtacgattggttgattagacacgagCTCTTTCTCACAGAGAATTCTGAAGAAAGTCGATAGCGTATATGTGTATTTTCAAAGTCGGAACACTCTGTGTTTTCTATTGCAAAAACTTACACATGTTCATGATCCgttgatgtgtttgaaactttgaattaatatcatTACtatgcgagcacaccatatcatgttagttgttttaatttgcgcattagtgatatatcatatacatatatatatcattGTCTATGATCTTTTAGTGTTTAGTCATGCTAAAAAATAGTTAATGTTGCTAATATTACCGATTAAAGTTCTGCCCAGAATCTGGGCGACATGTTTCTTTGAAATATCTtgttaccagttgcaactcccagcgacccggagggtcaatagctgggagttggattattgtaACTAAAATCCATACCAGCAAATACATCTATAATACGGCCATTTAAAATGTACACAACATGTGACAAGTTATCTACCTTTTACATAGTGTAATTCTAAATCTATTGTCATCACAGGTACACAGCCTAAGCGTTAACATTAGTTGGATGTGTTGGATTAAAATTGATTACGTATCCAAAATAGTCGTTCTATCTACAAATCGTAGAAAATAAGAAATCtgaacagggatttcaatagacgcagaatcctgcgttttgacacGAGCAATTTgaaaatgactcgtttttgaccTGACcattttttctgccgtgcgtcattttgacgcaccGAAAAATTTGACCCGCGCGTCAGTCAGTTTACATCTAACCATATTTCCATGATGTAAATCCCTTTATGCTTCTGATTGACATTCATGCCCCAGTATTGGAAACTCGGTCAATACATAGAGGGGATACCACAGGCGTGGTTTATCTTATCTAATCTCTTCCAATAAACATGTCATCGTTTAAAGAGTGCGTATGCGCATTAATTGGGAAATTAGAAGCACATGCATATGCCGTTAAAACAGTTCCTTTGAATTATGGTGCATAATCCATAATACAATCCAAACACAACACCTTTGACAAATTACTTTGTAAACAAAACGAGTAACTATTAATTGACATACACACAAAGTTTCTTTTTGACCCGTATTATAAATTGTCAACACTTAAATCCAAACTGCGAGTTCAACAATTGTTTATATCGGAAAGACCAATTAACGCAACAATGAACACGGCGCCGTACttagttacactttttgcgaaataagtTTACACAATACAGCACGTGGTCATGAAAGTTCAAAGCAGCCATTTGAAGTGGCGCCGATTAGCAGGTAGCGTCTAGCGAATTGAGaactttaaatgtatttcatgtgATGTCATTGACTAAGTTAATTGCTTAAATCGTAACCGTTACACAATCGTTTGTGAACTGTGTTAACTCGGTTCGGATTAATTGTTTGTGAAAGTTGTAATTCGGTATTTAAAAAGTACTTTAAAGACGGTGCcgagcatcatcatcacacctttatGGTGAGCAATTGATTACTTATGTCGAGAAAGTTGTGAAAACGATACCCGTATTACAATTTTATGCGGCAACACTtcaatttcagtacatgtatatttcatcatgtccatttataaaactgaagcaTATCGTTTTTCTACAGCGGCATTATTTGCTGGTACAAATTTCGATTGAcagtgttgtgccggtgcccggtctacaaaatgcgcacatacctcgtgattgggaaccagcgacaaatcggtaaagtgcatgctgggtagcacgagtttgtacggtctcttgtgcacgggacgTTGATGTGAGTAGATGGGTTTATGTGCCTATGTCCCAATATGAGTATTGTGTGAGGAATTGTGAGCCTGTATATCttatatggtattgtattgtatatgtgtgtctgtaACTGTGAGCCTGTAACTGTGAACCTGTGCGTGTAACCCTGAGTACGATAGTAGTTCCAGGGGGTTAAGCCTGTGCATGTTAGCCAGTGTCTAGCTGTGAGCctgtgtgtattgtattatattgtattttatgtgtgttcaacacgtatttacctggaaggccattcccagaagatataagtgagtctgtgactgtgtatgtgagtctgtgagttgcctgtgattgtgtcaatgacacgcatttccctggaagtgtattcccagaagtatatgtgtatgtaagccggtgactgtgtgtttaagtatgtattcgcctggaggtgtattcccagaagtacatgtatagtgccattttgtgacgtgcaaccgacaagccgacgagtatagccgacgagttccctcgaagacgacgaggacaattggtgccatcctgacgagcattccagtcgCTGGCAACGTGAGTATTGTATTTAGTGCCGTTGCAAGtaattactgttgttgttgtaaaagaaccccaaagagctaaccgtgaaaacactacaGCGTACGCCAGTAGTAATGGTGCTAGTTAAATGACTTAAAAATAAGTTGATACCAGTAATAAGGGGAATTAAGGGGTAAGCAatagtattatttataaaaacagtATGATATTACTTGTGTTCCTTTATATGAATCATTTTGTATGCAAATTatgacatttaataaaattgaataatacagacaaaaacacaattcttGTACACCTATTtttgcgcttcaaaattgaccccaacatttttcaatttgactcctcaaaatttcagacCAGGGGTTATTGACTCcttgtttttaaaatctattgaaatccctgtctGAACTAAGACTGAAGACTGAAATGTTTATGAATTGGGACGTCAACGAGTTTACAGAAATATTGTAATTTCTATACCTACCCATCACTTGAACTCTACAGATAGCGCAGGTATCACATTCTACATCCCAGCTCCACATAGCAACGAGATTCCATTTCTTAAGAGTAAACATCTTGTCCGTTTTTTGATTCGCTTCTCTGTCAACTTCCATTTCGTCCGCcatctttgttgtttttgacaATGCGATAATCACAAATTAATACTTCATGTAGCGCCGTTTTCCGAATACATTAGTGACGTACTGTCTGCAGCTGAGGCAGATATTCTGAAGTTTCAAAATGGCAGGCGGACGAATTGGAGCTGCGATGTCTTCAGGGCCTGCAGTGG from Dreissena polymorpha isolate Duluth1 chromosome 10, UMN_Dpol_1.0, whole genome shotgun sequence encodes the following:
- the LOC127847574 gene encoding RING-box protein 2-like, whose product is MADEMEVDREANQKTDKMFTLKKWNLVAMWSWDVECDTCAICRVQVMDACLRCQSENKQDDCVVVWGECNHSFHNCCMTLWTKQNNRCPLCQQDWVVQRIGK